The Thiobacter sp. AK1 genomic interval CATCCACCAGCATGCCTATGGCGATGGCCAGCCCGCCCAGACTCATGAGATTGGCCGACATGCCCGAAAGACGCATGAGGATGAAGGTGGCCAGGGCCGCCAGGGGCAATGTCAAGGCCACCACCAGCGCCGCGCGCAGATTGCCCAGAAACAAAAGCAGCAGCACCAGAACCAGCACGATGGCCTCCGCCAGCGCGCGCGCCACCGTGCCCACCGCTCGTTCCACCAGGTGGCCACGGTCGTAGAACACTTCGATTCTCACCCCGGGAGGCAGGCTTCTTTCGATTTCTTTGAGCTTGGCGCGCACACCCTGCACCACCTGCCGCGCATTGGCACCACGCAGGCCTAGTACCAGGCCTTGCGCGGCCTGGCCGCGTCCATCGCGGGTCACAGCGCCATAACGAGTGAGGCTACCCACCCGCACCGTGGCCACATCGCCCACCCGCACGACTTGGCCGTCGCGTCGCGTCACCACGATGGCCGCAAGATCTGCGAGGGTGCGCACCGCGCCCTCCGCGCGCACCACCAGCACTTCCTCGCCATCGTGGAGACGCCCGGCGCCGTCGTTGCGATTGTTGTTGACAAGCGCCGCTTCCAGCTCGGCCATGCTCACGCCCCGTGCCGAAAGCCGGACCGGATCCACCGCCACCTCGAAGGCGCGGGCGTAGCCCCCCAAGGTGTTGACGTCCGCCACACCAGGCAGGGTGCGCAACTGCGGACGGATCACCCATTCCAGCAGGCTGCGCCGCGCTTCGAGGCTCAGCCCCCCGCCCTCCACGGTAAACATGAACATCTCGCCCAGCGGCGTGGTGATAGGCGCAAGCCCCCCGCCCACACCCGGCGGCAGCGCGCCCAGAATGCCGTTTAGACGTTCCGCCACCTGCTGGCGCGCCCAGTAGATGTCGGTGCCGTCCTCGAAGTCGATGGTGATGTCCGCCAGCCCATACTTGGACACCGAGCGCAGCACGCGTTGATGGGGAATACCCAGCATCTCCAGCTCGATGGGTGTCGTGATGCGCGCCTCCACTTCCTCCGGCGTCATGCCCGGCGCCTTCATTACCAGCTTCACCTGGGTCGTGGAGACATCGGGAAAGGCGTCGATGGGCAGGTCGCGGAACGCGATCACGCCCGCCCCCACCAACAGCAAGGTGAGCACCCCCACAAGCAGACGCTGGCTGAGCGCGAATTCGGTGAGGCGGCCAAGCATGCGTCAGTCCTGGCCCACACCCGTAACCATGGCCTTCAGCGCCGCCACGCCCTTGACCGCGACTTGCGCCTGATCCGGCAAATTGCCGCTCACCACCACTTGCCCAGCCTCTTCCTCCAGCAGCGTGACCGGCATCATGGCAAAGCCTCCACGTGTCTTAACGAAGACATGAGCCCGTCCCTGATGGCGTGCCACCGCCGCCGCTGGCAGTCGCCAGGCCCGCCCCGCTGCCGCGCTTTCCACGCGTGCCTCGACGAACTGACCGGGACGCAAGGCGCCAAGCCCAGTCGTCAGCTCCGCGCGCACCGGCAGCGATTGGCTGGCAGCGTCCATGCTCGCGCCCACCGCCACCACCCGTCCGCGCGCACCGTCCACGCTCACCCGCGCACCGGGGCGAATCGCCAATCCATCCGCCAAGCCTGCCTGCAACTCGATCCACAGGGGTGCCAAGCGCGCGATCCGGAACAGGGGCGTGTTGGCCTCCACCCGCTGCCCCGGCTGAACCAGCTGCTCCAGCACCACCCCCGCGGCGGGTGCAACGAGGTTAAGCGTGCCCGACAGGCCGCGCGCAGCCGTCAAGGCGGCGATGGCCGCCTCACTCATGCCGTACAGGCGCAACACCTGACGCCGCTCCGCATAAGCCGCCTGTGCCTGGGCGTGGGCCGCTTGCGCAGCCAAAAGCCGCCCCTCGGCGATGATGCCTTCGCGATGGAGAGCCTCCTCGCGACGCAAGGTCGTCTCCGCCAGGCCTAACTGGCTTGCCGCCTGCAGGTACTCGCGCTGTGCTTCAAGCAGCATGGGACTTGCCAGTACGGCCAGAGGCGTCCCCGCGCTCACCGTCTGCTGGGCCGCCACACGCACTTGCTCCACCAACCCCGCCACGGGCGCGGCGACGACCCGGATCTGGGAAGGCGGGATGGTCACGCGGCCAGGCAGCAGGCGCACCGTCGCGGCCTGCGCAGCCGGCAACGCCTGGGTCACCACCCCCAGCGACTGCATCTGGGCCGGGGTAAGGGAAACCGCCAGCGGCGGCTCGGCCGCAGCCGCGGCAACAGGCAAGGCGAAGAGGAAGAAGACGACCATGCAAGAGACCCGGGCGACCCACATGAACGGACCTTTCTGCGAACTGGGTTGGACTGCTTTCGGCCAATGATTTGGGACCGGTTAGGCACTTATGGAGTGGAGCCACGCACCCACCCTAGCGAACGAAAGCAGCACGGCCGCCATTCTAGCCGCCCTGGTCAAAGAGCGGCTTACCGCTGGCTTAAGACAGCGAGTCTTAAGCCAGGCCGCGGCAGGCGTGAACGGGTCAGATCAGAAGTCGCCGCAGGTTGTGCAGATTGAGACGGCGCAGGCCATCGACCCACACGCGGAAATCCATGTCATGGCGCGCACCCAGTTCCAGCGCGCGCTGGCGCAGGTCGTCCCAGCGGGGATGATTGGGACTTCTGTTGAAGCACAGAGCGACCACATTGCTGTGGCTGCCGGCAGGTAGCAGCAGCACGAGATCGTCGAAGACATGGAACAAGCGTTCCACCAGCGTGTTGAAGTTGCCGTCGCAGCTCCAGAGGTTGATCACCAGCATGCCGTCCTCGGCCAGGACGTTGCGACAGTCTCGATAGAATTCGGCAGTCGTGAGGGCTTCCACCTGGCAGTGTTCGTCGTAGCCGTCCACCATCAGGATATCCCACGGGCCGCGGTGCGCCCGCACATACTCGGCCCCGTCCGCCACCACCACGCGCAAGCGTCCATCGTCCGGCGGCACGTGGAAGAACTGGCGCGCCACGGTGACCACCTCCGGATCGATCTCGACCACCGTGGTGTCGGCCTCCGGTAGGTGCTTCCAGACCCACTTGGGCAGCGAGCCGCCACCCAACCCGATCATCAGAAAACGCCGCGGTGCGCGATGGAACAAAAGGCAGGCCAGCATGGCGCGTGTATAGGCGAGTTCCAGCTGGAAGGGCTGGTTCAGACGCATGGCGGACTGCACCGTGTCATTGCCCAGGTGCAGTGTGCGCACCCCATCCTTCTCGCTCACCTCCACCCGCGTGCCGGCGCGCGCCTGTCGGTGGATCCGCCACTTCGCCAAAAATCCCATGCGCCGCTTTATACCACCCGCCCGTGCCTCATCCAAGGACCGCCGCATGGCCGCTATTGAGCGTTACGTAAGTCGTTGACAGGCTGCGTAAGTCAAACGTCATTCCCGCGAAAGCGGGAATCCAGGGTATGCCTCGCCATGTTCCTGGGTCCCCGCTTTCGCGGGGACGACACAAAGGTGTCACCTACTTACGTAATGCTCAATAGAATGCCTACCGCAACTGCCGAAACCAGTGGCGGGAGCGGCTTAAGCCGCGATCTTATCAATCAAGCCGGGCTCCGCGCTTCCGCGTTATAATTTCGGCCCTTTCTCATTCCACAACAAAATCATGCGCGTCAGCCACTTTTTCTTGTCCACCCTCAAGGAAGCGCCTGCGGAAGCCGAGCTCGTATCGCACAAACTCATGCTGCGGGCGGGGCTCATCCGCCGCCTGGGCAGCGGTCTGTATACGTGGATGCCGCTGGGCTTGAGGGTGCTGCGCAAGGTGGAAGCCATCGTGCGCGAGGAAATGAACAAGGCCGGCGCCATCGAACTCCTGATGCCGGCGGTGCAGCCGGCGGAATTGTGGCAGGAGACGGGACGCTGGGAGCTGTTCGGGCCGCAGATGCTCAAGATCAAGGATCGCCACCAACGTGACTATTGCTTCGGCCCGACCCACGAGGAAGTCATCACGGACATCGCGCGGCGAGAGATCCGCAGCTATCGCCAGCTGCCTGTGAACTTCTATCAGATCCAAACCAAGTTCCGCGACGAGATTCGTCCCCGCTTCGGCGTGATGCGCGCACGGGAATTCATCATGAAGGACGCCTATTCCTTCCACGCCGATTTGGCAAGCCTTGAGGCCACCTACCGCGTGATGTACGAAACCTACACGCGCATCTTCGAGCGCCTGGGCCTGAAATTCCGTGCCGTGGCGGCGGACACCGGCGCCATCGGCGGCACCGGCTCCCATGAATTCCACGTGCTGGCGGATTCCGGCGAGGACGCCATCGCCTTCTGCCCCACCTCCGACTACGCGGCCAACGTGGAACTGGCCGAGGCGATGCCCCCCGCGACGCCGCGCCCCGCGCCGTCGCGCCCCATGCAGAAAGTCGCCACGCCGGGCGCCCATAGCATCGCCGAGGTCTGTGCTTTGCTGGACGTTCCGCCGCAGCAGGTGGTCAAGACCTTGATCGTGGAAGGCAGCCACGGCTTGGTCGCGCTGCTTTTGCGCGGCGATCACGAGCTCAACGAGGTCAAGGTGGGTAAGCTGCCGGAAGTCGGCCAGCTCAAGGGCTTCGCCTCCGACACCCGCATCCGTGAGGCGGTGGGCTGCGGCACTGGCTCCCTGGGACCGGTGGGACTCACGCTGCCCATGATCGCGGACCGCTCGGTGGCGGTGATGGCGGATTTCGTGTGCGGCGCCAACGAGGACGGCTTCCATCTCACGGGGGTGAATTTCGGCCGCGATCTGCCGGAGCCTCGGGTGGCGGACATCCGCAACGTGGTGGCAGGTGACCCGAGCCCCGACGGCAAGGGCTCGCTCATGATCTGCCGCGGCATCGAAGTAGGCCACATCTTCCAGTTGCGCACCAAATATTCGGAAGCCATGCACGCCACCTTCCTGGACGAGGAAGGCAAGGCACGCACGATGGAAATGGGGTGCTATGGCATCGGCGTGTCGCGCATCGTGGGGGCGGCCATCGAACAGAACCACGACGAGCGGGGCATCATCTTCCCGCGAGCCATGGCGCCCTTCGACCTGGCCATCGTGCCCATTGGGCTTTCCAAGTCTCACGCCGTGCGGGAAACTGTCGAAAAACTTTACAGTGAGCTTACCTTGGCGGGACTGGAAGTCCTTTTGGATGATAGAGATGAGCGACCTGGCGTGATGTTTGCTGATATGGAGCTAATCGGCATTCCTCACCGCATCGTGGTGGGGGAGCGCAACCTCAAGGAAGGGCGCATCGAGTATCAGGGACGGCGCGATGTAACCGCCACCCCCTTAAGCCTCACCGAGGCGGTGGCCTTCCTGAAAACGAAAGTGCTGTCGGAGGTCTGAACAGGATGAAGGGCTGGCGCGTCCTGCTTTTACTGGCGGCATTCGCTGTACCGGGCGTGAGTCTGGCCGGCGCCCAGGTCTATGAGGAGCTCTCCGCCAGCGTGCGTGCGGCTCTGTCCAAGAGTGTGGCCGACACGGCCGCGCCGCGTATCGTCACGCGCGATCCCCGGGAAGCAGAGGCCTGGCTTGCCGCCATGTCGAAACGGCTGGAACGCTTCATGCCGGATGCAGCCGAGCGGCGCGATTTCCTGGTGACGGTGCATTATGAGGCTACCCGCGCGGGCCTGGATCCACAGCTGGTGCTGGGTCTCATCCAGGTGGAGAGCGGCTTCCGCAAGTACGCCGTGTCCTCGGCCTCGGCGCGCGGCTACATGCAGGTGATGCCTTTCTGGGTGAAGCTCATCGGCACGCCGGAACACAACCTGTTCCACCTGCGCACCAACCTGCGCTACGGCTGCACCATCCTGCGCCACTACCTGGACATGGAAAACGGCAATCTCTTCCGCGCCCTGGGCCGCTACAACGGCAGCCTCGGCCAGCCCGACTATCCCAACATGGTGGTGGGCGCGTGGAAGACCCGCTGGGCGTGGAACTACGAGGAAAACCGGCGCACCGCGGGACAGACGCTGCCGCGCCAGCCAGGTTGAGGCCGCGTCACGGTAGCCGAATCACCGCAGGCGTGCCGGCCCGCAGGATGTCCTCAACCGGGAATACCACGTCGATCGCATACTCGCCCTTGGGCCCTACCGGCTCCAATCCCACCAGCCGCACGCGGCCCGGATAGCGGCGTCCCTCCACTTCTACCTCCACCGCTTGTCCCGGCTTGAGCGTCCTGACCTCGGGCAGTGCCACCAGCCCGCGCGCCACCATCTCACCCGTCCGCGCCAGCACGATGAGAGGCTCCGGCTTCAATTGGCTGGCCACTGCCTGCCCGGGTTCCACCTGACGCTTGAGCACGACACCGTCGAAGGGTGCGCGCACTGTGGTATCCCTAAGCTGCTTGTTAAGCGCGGCCAGACGCGCACGCGCTGCCGTAAGCTGCGCCTGGGCGCGGGCATGGCGTAACTGCGCCGCCTCCAGCTCGGTGGCCGCGATCACAGTGCGGTTGTAGAGCTCCTGTACGCGATCTAGGTTCCGTTTGGCATCCTTTTCTTCCTCCTGGGCCTGAGCAACACTGGCCTGACCCTCGGCCACCTGCGCGCTGAAGGCCGTGGCGTCCAGGCTTACGAGCACCTGGCCCTTCTTTACCCGGTCACCAGGCTTAACCGCGACCGTTTGCACGATGCCGGAGACGGCCGTGCCCAGTTCCACACGCTGCGCCCAGTGTAGGCTTGCCGCCAGATCCGCGGCCCAGACCGGCACGGCGAAAAGCCCAAGCAGCCAAAAGGAATGCTTGATCACGGTTGTGCTCCTTTGCTCTGTGCGAGTTGGGCAAGGGGACGGCCCACCAGGGCCTCGATCTTGGCCAGCGCCAGGGCGAGGCGATATTCCACGCTGCGGCTAGCGAGCTTGGCCTCCATGGTCTTGGCCATGGAATCGCCCAGGTTGGTGCGATATTCCATTTCGTACTGGCCGCGCGCGCGCTCCAGGGCGAGATCGCGAAAATCAGCCTCCACCTTGGCGGCGCGCCTGGCAATGCGGCGCAAATGGTCAGCATCCAACCAAGCCGCGAGCAAGGCCTGAGTGAGATCCCGCTTGAGCTGCTCACGCTCCGCCTGCAGCTTCTGGAACTGTGCCTGTTCCCGCGCCAGCGCAGCAGACACCGTGCGCCCCTGGTAGAAGGGCCAGGAGAGCACCACGCCCGCGCGCACCTGATCACGGCCACTCAAGGGACGCTGGGCATAGTCGGCAAGCTCCAGCTCCGCGTCTAGGCGCGGGTTGCGTTCGGCGCGAATGGCCTCCAGGCGCTGTTGCGACGCAGCCAGCAACTGCTGCTGGGCCTTGAGGCGTGGATTGTTCTCCAGCATGGCGGCAACCAGCACCTCATAATCAGGTAGGGGACGCTCGTTATCCGGCAGCGCCGGGTCCTCCAGTTCGGAGGGTAACTCGCCCGGCCGGTTCATGGCATCGGCGAGTAGCGCCCGCGCAAGACGCTGGCGCTTTTCGCTCTCCGCGCGGCGTACGAGCCACGCCTGGGAACGCGCCTCCAGTTCGGCCACGTCCACCTGGGAGAGAAGCTTCTGCTCGGCGCGATCGCGCGCCTGATCGAAGGCCACATAGGCGACTGCCAGATATTCGTTGTCCACCGTATAGCGCAGATCGGCCAGCAACACGTCGAAGTAGCGGGCCATGATGTCCAGCCGGCGCTGGTCGCGCCGATCCATCAGGCCGAGCTCACGCGCCTCCAGCGTAAGACGGGCGGCTTCCTCGCCGCGCTGCGTGCGCCCGAAATCCCATAGGTTCTTGCGCGCCACCAGGCGGACGCTATTGTCCGAGATGAAATCAGTGTCGGTTGCACGCAACGCAGGCTGCACCCGCTGCAGGCGGCCTTCCAGAGTCAGGCTGGCGTCACTGCGCGTCCCTGCCAACTCGAGCTCGGCCGCCGCCAGGGAACGCTCGGCCCGTGCGGCTTCCAGTTCGGGATGGGGGGCATCGGCGGCCTTGAGCGCTTCGGCCAAGGTGAGCACTCCGCCTTGCGCGGCCACAGTGGCTGTCTCAAACAGACAACACAGGGCCGCCAGCATGCCCAGACCATGTAGGACGAACCTCATTGTGCGGCGGCCTGGGTCTTGTACACGTTGAATGGGGTGGTCTTGTAAAGGCCTTCCACCACGTAGCGGCCCAAGAGCAGGAATTCCTTGGGGTCCTTGGCCACGCCGGTGAAACGGTACATGGGATTGCCATCGAGATCGAAGAACAGGAACACCGGCGTGGCGCGCACGCGGTTTTCAGCCGCGAATGCCTTTTCTGTGGTCTGCTTGCCTTTGAAGTCCACCATGGCCAGCTCGTTCTTGATGTCGATGGAGTAGATCAGAAAGTGCTTCTTGAAGTAGTCCTGCACTTCGCTCTGATTGAGGATGGTCTCCTTCATGCGATGGCACCAGGGACAGTCCTCCTGCTCGAACATGAGCAGGATGCCCTTCTTGCCCTCCGCCCGGGCAGTGGCCAGCTCGGCTTTGAAATCGCCCAACTTTTGGTCGAAGAAATACTGATTCACGTCCCGCTTCTCGGCGAGCGTCGCGAAACTGACCAGCATCAGGCCGGCGAAGAAAAGCGCGCGCAGCATGGGTGTCTCCTCTTGTCGTGGGCGCCTATTTTTTTGCCGGCGCCGATTTGCGGGCAATGTAGCTTTCCACCGCGGCGCGTGTCAACGCGCCCACATTGTAGGCGGCGAGCCGGCCTTCGGGATCGTATAAATAGGTGGTGGGCAGGCCTTGCACCTGACCGATCTGACCGGCGATCTGGGGGTTACCCAGAACGATGGGGAAGGTCACGAACAAATCGTCGGCAAATTTCTTCACGTATTCCGGATCGCGCCAGTCCATGGCAATGCCGATCACCACCAAATCCTTGCGGGTCTCGTGCAGTTTCTGCAGATCCGGCATTTCCTCGAGACAAGGTGGACACCAGGTGGCCCAGAAGTTGACCAGCACCCATTTGCCCCGGTAATCGGCGAGGCGATGAGTTTTGCCCTGGGTATCGGTCAGGGTGAAGGCCGAACTCGCGAGGGGCGCAAGTCCCAGCAAAAGAACGGCAAGGAGACGTCGCAACATGGTCCTGCTCCCTTAAAATGTGACTTTTTGCCGGAACCCAGCCACCATGAATTACCGCATCGAAAAAGACTCTTTGGGCGAATTCAAAGTTCCCGCAGACGCCTGGTACGGCATCCAGACGGCGCGCGCCGTGGAGAATTTTCCCATTTCCGGGCGCAAGCCGGACGTGGATTTTATCAAGGCCCATGTGCTCATCAAGCTCGCGGCGGCGCGCGCCAACTGCCAGCCGGGGTGGCTGGATGCCCAACGCCGCGATGCCATCGTCGCCGCCTGCGAACGCATTCTTGCCGGTGAGTTTCTCGATCAGTTCGTGGTGGACCGCTTCCAGGCGGGAGCGGGCACCAGCCACAACATGAACACCAACGAGGTAATCGCCAACCTGGCCAACGTGGCGCTGGGCGGGAAGAAAGGCGAGTACAAGCCCATCCATCCCAACGACCACGTGAACATGGGCCAGAGCACCAACGACACCATTCCCACTGCGATTCGTCTGGCCTGTCTGGCGAAGTTGCCGCGTCTTAAAGCCGCGGTGGAAACCATGGCGGCGGAATTCGAGCGCATCGGGCGCGAGGAACGCGATACAGTGAAAAGCGCCCGCACCCATTTGCAGGATGCCGTCCCTACCACCATCGGGCGCGAATTCGCGGCCTACGGCTGGATACTGCGCCGGGTGATCACAGAACTGGAAGCCGTGCGGCCGCGCCTGTGCGAAATCGGCCTGGGAGGCTCAGCGGCGGGCACCGGGCTCAACACCGCGCCGGGCTATCCCCAGCGGGTCGCGGAGGAACTCGCGCGTCTGACGGGAGAACCCATCGTGGCAAGCGATCTCACCGCCCAGATGCAATCCATGTACGACCTGCAGCGCCTGTCGGGGGCCATCCGTAGCCTCGCGCTGGAACTTACGCGCATCAGCAACGACATTCGCCTCCTCGCCTCGGGACCGCGCACCGGGCTAGGCGAGATCACCCTACCGCCGGTGCAGCCGGGCTCCAGCATCATGCCGGGCAAGGTGAATCCGGTGATGTTCGAGATGCTCAATCAGGTCTGCTACCAGGTGCTGGGACAGGATGCGGCGGTGGCCTGGATGACCCAGGCGGGCCAGCTGGAACTCAATGTCATGATGCCGGCGTTGGGCTCCGCCCTGTTCGATGCCATGGACTGGCTCACCCATGCCGTCGCGGCGGCCACGGAAAGGAACCTGAAAGGGCTGAAGGTGAACCGGGCGCGTTGCTACGAATTCATCCATGCCAGCGTGGGGCTCGCGACGCTGCTCAACCCCCGCATCGGCTATATGAAGGCCGCGGAAATCGCCAAGGAATCGGAAAAGACCGGTAAGCCGGTGCGGGAGATCGTCGCCGCCCACGGCATCATGAGCGCGGAAGCATTCGACGCCCTGGTGCTTAAGGCGGCGCGCGACGGGCGGATCGATTGATGGGGGCATTGCGACTAAAGCCGCGCCCGCAGCCCCCTGCCACGGTTGTGAAGACTCGCGGCTAAAGCCGCTCCCACACCACCCCTGGCGCGCTAACGCGCCTTGGTGTGCCCGGGCGCATTGGCGCTCATGCCGGGTGCGGCACCGGCGGCATGGGTGAGTCCAACGGGGGTCATCGGGGCTTTGCTACCACCTTGTCCGCCCCCCATGGGTGCGCCCTCGGCCTTGGCCACGTGACTGTCCGGCTTAAGCTCGCGCGTGCCATAGACCACGCCGCCGCCACTTGCCGCCGTGGTAATGCCTTTTCCGTAAGCATGGCGGTGGCTGCTCGCCTGCTCGACCTTGGCAGCGCGGGGAACAGCCACGGCGGCCGTCCTGCCAGCGGCGAAGTTGTGATTGGCAGCCTTCATGCTGCTCACGACAGGACCCAGCTTGAAGCCATTGGCCTGGGCGATTTGCCCCCAGCCCATGCCGGCGGCGCGCTGGTTGAGGATACCCTCCAGGGTGACGGTCTGGGTGCTCACCGTGCCGTCCGGTGCAACCTTGGTCACCGTGAAGCTGCCACCGGTGAGTGCGGCCTTCAGCACTTCTGGCGTGGGATCCGTGATGCCGTACTGGGCGAGCTGGGTCTTGGCCAGACTCAGGCTGATGTAGGTATTGCCATAGCCCATGGGCCGGGTGGGGGGCGTGATGGTTGTGGTCGTGGTGGTGCCGGCGGCCGAGACGCCGCTGAGGGTAATGGGCGTGCCGCTACGCAGGCCTGAGATCAGGGCCTCGGCGTTTTCCTGGGAGCCGGCAAATTGGGCGAAATCCCGGGCGAAGCGACTCGTCACCTCAGTCGCCGGTTGGCTTGAGGTGAGCTTGTCCGTCGTCGCAGCCTCGCGTTTAAGGTCCGCATCTGTCCCCGCCCAGGCATGACCCATGCCCATGAACAGCAGACCGAGGGCAATGTTTCGCATCACGTGACGTGTGACCATGGATGGCTCCTTTCGCGTGTTGCAGCCGGCGTCAGAGGAAACGCTCGGTCTGCATGATGATTTCGGTGGCCGTCGCACTGTCCTTGAACAGCCCTTGGGACGCCGTGACCCGCATGCGGGTGGTGTTGGGGCTTAAGGCTTCCAGCTCGATGTCGATGTCGCGATCGGCCGCCTTGGCCTTGATCGCCTCGCCATTATCGATCTTGGATGTCTGAGCGACCTTGATCTGCATCCTATTGAGAGCCTTGAGGCTGGCCGTCTTCACCCTGGGCAGGGGCTCGGCGAAGGTGCGGTAGGTGATCCCGCTCAAGGTGTGGGATACCCCCGCCGAGGCGCCCACCCCCAAAGCCGTCAAGGCGGCGGCCTCGCAGCCGCCCAAAATCAAGGCAGCCGAGCCGATCAGGGCCAGGTTGCGTATGGGCTTCATGTCTTACTCCTCAAAATTTGCGCCAGCCTGTCAACCGGGCGAAAGGCGGCGCGTTACTGACCTTAGCACGGTCCCCGTGCGCCTTCGTTTAACGATTGTTTAAGAAAGGACTTTAGCATGAGCAAATTCTTCGCTTCCCTGATCGCCGCCTCCTTCGCCCTGGCCACCAGCGCCTTTGCCGCCGATGCTGCCGCGCCGGCCGAACCCGCCGCCGCGCCGGCCAAGACGGCCAGCGCCCCGGCCAAGAAGCAGGCCCACAAACGCGCCCACAAGCGTGCCCACAAGCCTGCCGCTTCCGGCGAAGGCAACGCGCCCGCGGCCAAGTAAGCAGGCTCGATTCGGCGTAGAATCACAGGCGATGACTTTGTCATCGCCTGTTTCGTTTCAACCGTATTCGATCTGGAGGAGAAACCGTCATGAAAAAAATCCTGCTCGCCCTGACCTTGGCGCTCACCACCCTCTCCGTTGCCCATGCCAGGGAAGAAAAAGCCCCCACCCCGCAACAGGAGCGCATGCGTCACTGTAACGAGGAGGCGGGCAAGCAAGGCCTGAAAGGAGACGAGCGCAAGTCCTTCATGAGCCAGTGTCTGAAGGGTGGTAGCCAGCCCGCCGCGGCGCGCACCGAACAGCAGCAGCGCATGGCCGACTGCAACCGTGAAGCAAAGGAAAAAGGCCTCAAAGGTGAGGAGCGCAAGAAATTCATGAGCCAGTGCCTGAAGAAGAAATAAGTTCCGTCTCGGTTGCCCCGCTACGCCAGTAGCGGGGATGCACCTTTCTTTCCTCGGCCACGTCGATGCCGCTCGGTCCGAGCCGGAAGATCACCGCTCCACTCTCGTCACTGCGCAGTAGCCGGCTGCCAAACAACCGGTAGCGTTCCACCACCTCCGCCTTGGGATGACCGAAGCGGTTGCGGTAGCCCACGGTAAACACCGCCCAGTCTGGTGCCACGCTGGCGATGAATTCGACGCTGGAGGAGGTGCGACTGCCGTGATGGGGCACCACCAGGACATCGCTTGCCAGCGTGCGACCCAGCCGGCTCACCAGTTCCCGCTCCGCGCGGGCCTCGATATCCGCAGCGATGATCAGACGTCTGCCGGCAGCCTCCACCTGCAGCACACAGCCGCGGTCATTGGCCTTGCGGTATGTGGCGAGCGCCTGCGCCGAGGGGTGGAGAAGACGGAAGTCCACACCATCCCAGCGCCACTGCGTGCCCGCCCGGCAAGGCTGGGCATCCGTCCGCCGCAGTCGCAGAGGGTCTTCGGCAGGCAAAGAAGCCATGAACCAGCCAACGGGCACGCCGTCGAGCACTGCACCGGCGCTGCCCGCGTGATCGTTGTCAGCGTGAGACACCACCAGCCCATCCAGTCGCCTCACACCCATGGCGCGCAGGTAAGGCAGGACGATGCGGCTGCCACTATCCACATCGCTGTCGAAGCGCGGGCCGGCGTCGAACAGCAGTGCATGTTCGCGCGTGCGCAGCACCACCGCTAGACCCTGCCCCACGTCCAGCACCGTGGCCTCCACCACACCCGTCGGAAGGGGCGGTGGCGCGAGCAGAAACAGGGGCAGAAAAGCACACGCGCCCGCCCAGCGTCCGGGAAAGCCCCGCGGCGCGAGCAGCCAGGCCGCGCCGAGGCTCGCCACTAGCGCCGTCCATAACGGGGGCGCGTGCTGTTGCCAGACCGCAGCGGGCAGCGCCGCGAGCCAGGCGAGCGGTAGCATGCCCAGTGCGAATAACGCATGGGCGAGGTGCAAGGGCGCCGCGAGTCCGAGAAAGGCGCCGATGAGGACCAGGGGCACCACTAGGAAACTCACCAGAGGAATGGCCCAGGCATTGGCCAGGGGCGAGACCAGCGAGGTTTGCTGGAACAGCACCATAAGCGGCGGAATGAGGCCCACCGTCACCGCCCACTGCACCTGCGCCGC includes:
- a CDS encoding DNA internalization-related competence protein ComEC/Rec2, encoding MPAVVAGLALLPHSRLLAWIMLLAAAFAAGYSYAGWRAALRLADTLPPAWEGRDIQVVGVVAGLPQVSERGLRFAFDVEQVLTPGAQVPHGIQLFWFRRGEEAEEGAHLDPARLRAGERWQFRVRLKRPHGTANPYGFDYEYYLLERGIRATGYVRKDPENFRIDSLVIRPAYLVERARDHIARQMREALAGAPYAGVLIALAIGDQGSIPQDQWRVFTRTGINHLVAISGLHVTLFSGLVFALVQWGWRRSARLTQLWPAKKVALIGGVTAAFAYALLTGFAVPAQRTFYMVVAAALAVWRDRYTSPSRVLAFALAVVVLLDPWAIKAAGFWLSFGAVALIFYVASHRLARPGRLLEAAQVQWAVTVGLIPPLMVLFQQTSLVSPLANAWAIPLVSFLVVPLVLIGAFLGLAAPLHLAHALFALGMLPLAWLAALPAAVWQQHAPPLWTALVASLGAAWLLAPRGFPGRWAGACAFLPLFLLAPPPLPTGVVEATVLDVGQGLAVVLRTREHALLFDAGPRFDSDVDSGSRIVLPYLRAMGVRRLDGLVVSHADNDHAGSAGAVLDGVPVGWFMASLPAEDPLRLRRTDAQPCRAGTQWRWDGVDFRLLHPSAQALATYRKANDRGCVLQVEAAGRRLIIAADIEARAERELVSRLGRTLASDVLVVPHHGSRTSSSVEFIASVAPDWAVFTVGYRNRFGHPKAEVVERYRLFGSRLLRSDESGAVIFRLGPSGIDVAEERKVHPRYWRSGATETELISSSGTGS